The Microcoleus sp. FACHB-831 genome has a window encoding:
- a CDS encoding PHP domain-containing protein yields MKTQVPQSAVEACIQLINAHDASEAVMAIYPAQTSTFSQPAAQNTLTLKQVFETIHPESCPRSFNFHMHTIHSDGRLTPEELIEQATNIGLKGLTITDHHNIGGYLVAKTWLENQQQQSPNSQALPHLWAGVEITASLLGTEVHILGYDFDPHHPSLQIYLQGKAPQDVDGWAANVILALHQAGGLAVLAHPSRYRRSAEELIPVAAQLGIDGVETYYAYNNPNPWKPSPRETEKVKRLSETYGLLNTCGTDTHGLSLLQRL; encoded by the coding sequence TTGAAAACGCAAGTTCCGCAATCGGCGGTTGAGGCTTGCATCCAGTTAATCAATGCCCACGACGCAAGCGAGGCTGTTATGGCGATTTATCCTGCTCAAACTTCTACTTTCTCCCAGCCAGCAGCGCAGAATACACTAACACTCAAACAAGTCTTTGAAACGATACATCCCGAAAGTTGCCCCCGCTCCTTCAACTTCCACATGCACACGATCCACTCAGATGGCAGGCTGACGCCAGAAGAGTTGATAGAGCAGGCAACGAACATTGGCCTCAAAGGTCTTACCATCACCGATCACCATAATATAGGTGGTTACCTTGTGGCTAAAACCTGGCTAGAAAACCAGCAACAGCAATCCCCCAATTCTCAAGCACTACCCCACCTCTGGGCTGGTGTAGAAATCACGGCTAGCCTACTGGGAACGGAAGTTCATATCTTGGGGTATGACTTCGATCCACACCACCCCAGTTTGCAGATCTATTTACAAGGCAAAGCACCTCAAGATGTCGATGGCTGGGCAGCTAATGTAATTCTCGCCCTGCATCAGGCGGGTGGTTTGGCAGTTTTAGCCCACCCGTCGCGCTACCGTCGTTCTGCTGAAGAACTCATCCCAGTTGCTGCCCAACTGGGGATTGACGGTGTAGAAACATATTATGCTTACAACAACCCGAACCCCTGGAAACCCAGCCCCAGGGAAACTGAAAAGGTGAAACGCCTGAGTGAAACTTACGGATTGTTAAATACCTGCGGTACTGATACTCACGGCTTGAGCTTGCTACAGCGCCTTTAA
- a CDS encoding HetZ-related protein — translation MQVETANSIHQASVNQSNDESPDPVTGIDTQALTSLLLEEIQQGVGAASGRVEAVARRMAMEVERICSKSARIQTSGEVRSWQVSLGRHRLQKCLAYHQVGAKRGRIELHSTLSAMVYRYVATGHSQLGFQARYNLIEDFLQEFYAESLKAFRRENQLTGEYTPRTQLELAEYMAFTELYAKRRINLPNGTNQQLIVLRAQGFAKRQPSETTMDIEGAVEFAKGEEAEAQSRSPMMQQVRSKMVASTTDPAEAVVRDRVFSELMQYLESQGQSDCVDYLVLKMQDLAAPEIDEILGLTPRQRDYLQQRFKYHVEKFALNSQWQLVHQWLGADIDQKLGLSSDQWEAFWSQLSPEQQEMWELKQAKASERDIAKALKLTAKQVQKRWTELLNQAWKTRNSDMGK, via the coding sequence ATGCAAGTAGAAACTGCCAATTCTATACATCAAGCTTCAGTTAACCAAAGCAACGATGAGTCCCCCGATCCGGTAACGGGAATTGACACGCAAGCTCTGACTTCTCTGTTGCTAGAGGAAATACAGCAAGGAGTCGGAGCCGCTTCCGGTCGCGTTGAGGCGGTAGCCCGCCGGATGGCGATGGAGGTAGAACGGATTTGTAGCAAGAGCGCTCGCATCCAAACCAGCGGCGAGGTTCGCTCCTGGCAGGTTTCTCTGGGTCGTCACCGTTTGCAAAAGTGTCTGGCTTACCACCAAGTTGGTGCAAAACGGGGTCGCATTGAACTGCACAGCACGCTCAGTGCTATGGTTTACCGTTACGTGGCGACTGGCCACTCTCAGTTGGGATTTCAAGCTCGCTATAACCTAATTGAAGATTTCCTACAAGAGTTTTACGCTGAGTCACTCAAAGCCTTCCGGAGAGAAAACCAACTTACCGGAGAATACACTCCTCGCACTCAGTTAGAACTTGCCGAGTATATGGCTTTCACCGAGCTGTATGCTAAACGCCGCATCAATTTGCCAAATGGCACAAACCAACAATTGATCGTGCTGCGTGCCCAAGGGTTTGCCAAACGCCAGCCCAGCGAAACTACTATGGATATCGAAGGGGCAGTTGAATTCGCGAAGGGAGAGGAAGCCGAGGCACAAAGTCGGTCGCCCATGATGCAACAAGTGCGCTCGAAGATGGTTGCTTCAACTACTGACCCAGCCGAGGCAGTCGTGCGCGATCGCGTCTTCTCTGAACTGATGCAATATCTTGAGTCTCAAGGTCAGTCAGACTGTGTGGACTACTTGGTGCTAAAAATGCAAGACCTCGCCGCACCAGAAATTGACGAAATCCTCGGTCTAACACCCCGTCAGCGCGACTACCTGCAACAGCGTTTTAAGTACCATGTAGAAAAATTCGCTCTTAATTCTCAATGGCAACTGGTGCATCAATGGCTGGGGGCAGACATTGACCAAAAGCTGGGACTGTCTTCTGACCAATGGGAAGCCTTTTGGTCTCAACTCTCTCCAGAACAGCAGGAAATGTGGGAACTCAAACAAGCCAAAGCCAGCGAACGCGATATTGCCAAAGCCCTCAAATTAACCGCCAAACAAGTGCAAAAGCGCTGGACTGAACTACTCAACCAGGCTTGGAAAACTCGTAACTCAGACATGGGCAAGTGA